In Daucus carota subsp. sativus chromosome 4, DH1 v3.0, whole genome shotgun sequence, one DNA window encodes the following:
- the LOC108215900 gene encoding phytolongin Phyl1.1, giving the protein MGSVQNSVYYCCVSKGDRVLYEYSGGDGDTEKLAGLCLEKAPLYHKWYFQTMGKKTFGFLMEEGYVYLAIADVGLGKPELLQFLEHIRDEFGKMNKGLRKSMSNLDSLCLQEQLVPVIRHLISTLEKVSETSECLTETPSPPGQSEAVASTKAPLLGKSSKLEKKKMKEHAIAMRDIQMEEHRRSTDRAIKMDTENLESSRLDASGSSLSRKDSARIRSSNSNVRRKYWRQVRIVLAIDAAVCLLLFVIWLLICGGTQCI; this is encoded by the coding sequence ATGGGGTCAGTGCAGAATTCTGTATATTATTGTTGTGTGTCAAAGGGTGATCGAGTGTTGTATGAGTATAGCGGGGGAGATGGGGATACTGAAAAGTTGGCTGGGTTGTGCTTAGAGAAAGCCCCTTTGTACCACAAATGGTATTTTCAGACAATGGGGAAGAAGACTTTTGGTTTTTTGATGGAAGAGGGGTATGTTTATCTTGCTATTGCAGATGTAGGTCTTGGTAAGCCTGAATTGTTACAGTTTCTAGAACATATAAGAGATGAATTTGGAAAGATGAATAAGGGTTTACGCAAGAGTATGTCGAATTTGGATTCGCTTTGTTTGCAAGAACAGTTAGTTCCGGTTATCCGTCATCTGATTTCGACACTAGAAAAAGTTTCTGAGACTAGCGAGTGCCTGACAGAGACACCTTCACCTCCAGGACAAAGTGAAGCTGTAGCGTCAACTAAAGCCCCGTTATTGGGCAAGTCTAGTAAGctagagaagaagaagatgaaggagCATGCTATTGCAATGAGAGATATTCAGATGGAAGAGCACCGTAGGTCTACGGATAGAGCAATCAAGATGGATACTGAAAATCTAGAGTCTAGTAGATTAGATGCTTCAGGATCATCACTATCGCGGAAGGATTCAGCAAGGATAAGGTCGAGTAATTCAAATGTTCGAAGGAAGTATTGGCGTCAAGTAAGGATTGTTTTAGCTATTGATGCCGCGGTATGTCTACTACTGTTTGTGATTTGGTTACTGATTTGTGGTGGTACTCAGTGCATTTGA
- the LOC108216169 gene encoding 2-oxoglutarate-dependent dioxygenase DAO, which yields MLINCTIPVIDLHDFPAQSSKLIRACQDWGCFRVINYQKTLPDSLMSEMKCVVRSLFELPQEIKLRNVDNIVDRGYMAPSQNNPLYEAFGLFVSSPKDVHDFCSKLNASHHQRATIIKYVEAVRELFADITGKLADGLGISGFTIQGWPYQFRINKYNFAQATVGSRGVQMHTDSGFITILQDDDGVGGLEVMDKSGIFVPVDPCPGTLVVNLGDAAAAWSNGRFCNVKHRVQCKEGNLRYSIAAFLWGPNEPVEAPAELVDSAHPRLYAPFTFEDYRKLRVSTNQQAGEALDLFRLDGCTNGDN from the exons ATGTTGATCAATTGCACCATACCTGTGATTGACCTCCATGATTTCCCAGCACAATCATCAAAACTCATTCGAGCATGTCAAGACTGGGGGTGTTTCAGAGTAATCAACTATCAAAAAACTCTCCCGGACTCCCTCATGTCCGAGATGAAATGTGTGGTTCGCTCGCTATTCGAACTTCCACAGGAAATAAAGCTTCGAAATGTTGATAACATTGTTGACAGAGGTTACATGGCCCCTTCTCAAAACAACCCTCTTTACGAAGCATTCGGTCTTTTTGTTTCATCCCCCAAGGACGTTCATGACTTTTGCTCTAAACTAAATGCATCTCATCATCAAAG agctaccaTAATCAAGTATGTTGAAGCCGTACGTGAGTTGTTTGCGGATATAACTGGAAAACTGGCTGATGGACTGGGAATATCTGGTTTTACAATACAAGGATGGCCTTACCAATTCCGcattaacaaatataattttgctcAAGCCACTGTCGGATCCCGTGGGGTACAAATGCATACTGATTCCGGCTTCATCACCATACTTCAAGACGACGACGGCGTTGGTGGCCTCGAGGTGATGGACAAGTCCGGCATCTTCGTGCCTGTGGATCCTTGCCCCGGCACACTTGTCGTCAATCTCGGAGATGCAGCTGCG GCATGGAGTAACGGGAGATTTTGCAATGTGAAGCATAGAGTGCAATGCAAGGAAGGAAATTTAAGATATTCGATTGCTGCTTTCCTATGGGGTCCTAACGAGCCTGTGGAAGCTCCGGCAGAACTAGTCGATTCTGCACATCCGCGTCTGTATGCGCCTTTCACTTTTGAAGATTACAGAAAGCTTCGTGTCTCGACAAACCAGCAGGCTGGTGAAGCCCTTGATCTTTTTCGCCTCGACGGCTGTACAAATGGTGacaattaa
- the LOC108216170 gene encoding uncharacterized protein LOC108216170, whose product MDCLESTDTSSTASIQCFKLLVKMATMIPTNHFIVAFACIFTATLYYVLEFHLCEVLFQGGSLVTLTYNPESHVYRNVVSKCSILHGRYCATPWLSSPHLQTMLLEFVAKPPEFSYKREIFLSSDGGTFALDWLMSSDVLHSENENDILWNKGTTPTVLVIPGLTSDSTAAYIRHLVHTTAIRGWNAVVCNHRGMAGVPFTSDRAYNSGWTTDVRDVIDHLHHKYPEVPLFAVGTSIGANILVKYLGEYGETVPLAGAAAICSPWDLLIGSRYIARTLIQNLYGIILTMGLKSYAKSNQTHFTRLADWEGIMKSRHMPEFDKAVTCAMENFETADAFYRWCSSAAYTRDVAVPLLSISSLDDPVCTVEAIPWHECRANKNIVFATTKHGGHLGFFEGIRAPSLWWVRAVNEFLSVLHSTSMQRHNKVIVMSRSNTR is encoded by the exons ATGGATTGCCTAGAATCTACCGATACATCATCAACAGCTTCGATTCAATGTTTTAAGCTCCTTGTTAAGATGGCCACTATGATACCCACAAATCATTTCATTGTAGCATTTGCATGTATTTTTACGGCAACTCTGTACTACGTTTTGGAGTTTCATTTGTGTGAAGTTCTGTTTCAAGGCGGCTCTCTCGTCACTCTAACCTATAATCCAGAGTCCCATGTTTATAGAAATGTTGTATCCAAGTGTAGCATTCTTCACGGCAg ATACTGTGCAACCCCGTGGCTTTCGAGTCCGCACTTGCAGACTATGCTTCTGGAGTTTGTGGCTAAGCCTCCTGAATTTAGCTACAAAAG AGAAATCTTCCTTTCTTCTGATGGTGGGACTTTTGCTTTGGATTGGCTAATGAGTTCTGATG TTTTACATTCTGAAAATGAGAATGACATACTCTGGAATAAAGGTACAACTCCGACAGTATTAGTTATTCCAGGCTTGACAAGCGACTCTACTGCTGCT TATATACGACATCTAGTCCATACTACAGCTATACGAGGATGGAATGCTGTGGTTTGTAATCACCGGGGAATGGCTGGTGTTCCATTCACA TCAGATCGTGCTTACAATTCTGGATGGACAACAGATGTGCGTGATGTTATAGACCATCTCCATCACAAATACCCGGAGGTTCCATTATTTGCTGTGGGGACTAGTATTGGTGCCAACATTCTG GTAAAGTATCTTGGAGAATACGGGGAAACTGTTCCTCTTGCAGGTGCTGCTGCTATATGCTCTCCTTGGGACCTGCTG ATTGGTTCAAGATATATAGCTCGGACACTCATACAGAACCTTTATGGCATTATTCTTACCATGGGCCTTAAGAGTTATGCAAAATC AAATCAAACTCACTTCACGCGCCTTGCTGATTGGGAAGGTATCATGAAG TCTCGACATATGCCAGAGTTTGACAAAGCTGTGACTTGTGCCATGGAAAATTTTGAG ACTGCAGATGCATTCTACAGGTGGTGTAGTTCTGCTGCTTATACAAGAGATGTGGCAGTCCCACTACTATCTATAAGTTCTTTGGACGATCCTGTTTGCACAGTGGAAGCAATCCCATGGCACGAATGCAG AGCAAATAAAAACATCGTTTTTGCAACAACAAAGCACGGTGGAcatcttggtttttttgaagGCATAAGAGCACCTAGCTTATG GTGGGTGCGTGCAGTGAACGAATTTCTCAGTGTTCTACATTCGACCTCTATGCAGAGACATAACAAGGTGATAGTCATGTCCAGAAGCAATACTAGGTAA
- the LOC108217383 gene encoding benzyl alcohol O-benzoyltransferase, translating to MDTKLSFRVKRKPAELITPAKPTPNDQKPLSDLDDREGLRYKLSGVQIYAKSPCMENDDPVKAMREALAKTLVFYYPFAGRLREGPDRKLTVDCSGQGVVFVAAEADVRAEEFPLYPPFPCMDQLLYDHQHGSQEIVNSPLMFIQVTRLLRGGFIFAIKFTHNICDAFGMSQFLTALGEIARGRTSPSVFPIWKRELLNVRNPPQPTCTHHEFTHLTTRVNVTTNHSPDSEMVYRSFFFNSTNISVLRNHVPPHLAKCSTFDLLAACIWRNRTIALALHPEQKVRLVFAVNARSRLKSCIPVGYYGNVFVLPGVISTVEELCNKPIGYALELVMNAKANVTEEYVRSFIDLTVMKGRAPISTEWTYIVDDLTQLGLWDTDYGWGKPVYGGMAYSEVDPVPGTGNYFLRIRKKDGNEDEIVAPMCLPACAMQRFDKELKKLLVYGNSGSQIVCIKNLSAL from the exons ATGGACACAAAGCTATCTTTTCGAGTTAAAAGAAAACCAGCAGAGCTCATAACTCCGGCAAAGCCAACTCCGAATGATCAGAAACCACTGTCCGACTTGGACGACAGAGAAGGTCTTCGATACAAGCTATCAGGCGTTCAAATATACGCTAAAAGTCCTTGCATGGAAAATGATGATCCGGTAAAGGCTATGAGAGAGGCTTTAGCTAAAACTCTTGTTTTCTATTATCCATTCGCGGGCCGGCTGAGGGAAGGACCTGATCGCAAACTGACGGTGGATTGTAGCGGACAAGGGGTGGTGTTTGTGGCGGCAGAAGCAGATGTGAGGGCTGAAGAGTTTCCTCTTTACCCTCCTTTCCCTTGCATGGATCAGCTGCTTTATGATCATCAGCATGGCTCTCAAGAAATTGTTAATAGTCCTTTGATGTTTATACAG GTCACTCGTCTCTTACGCGGCGGATTCATATTTGCTATAAAATTCACCCATAACATCTGTGATGCATTCGGCATGTCCCAGTTTTTGACAGCACTGGGCGAAATCGCAAGGGGCAGAACTTCTCCATCTGTTTTTCCTATATGGAAGCGAGAGTTACTGAATGTTAGAAATCCCCCACAACCGACATGTACTCATCACGAATTCACTCACCTCACGACCCGTGTCAACGTGACTACTAATCATAGTCCTGATTCGGAGATGGTATACCGTTCTTTCTTTTTCAACTCGACAAATATATCTGTCCTCCGTAATCATGTCCCACCACACCTCGCCAAATGCTCCACATTTGACTTACTAGCGGCATGTATATGGCGAAACCGAACCATTGCTCTCGCCTTACACCCCGAACAAAAGGTGCGTTTAGTATTTGCGGTTAATGCACGCTCAAGGCTCAAATCTTGCATCCCAGTCGGATACTATGGGAATGTATTTGTACTTCCCGGTGTTATATCGACAGTCGAAGAGTTGTGCAACAAGCCAATAGGATATGCGCTGGAATTAGTGATGAATGCGAAAGCAAATGTGACAGAGGAATATGTGAGATCGTTTATTGACCTCACTGTCATGAAAGGCCGAGCTCCGATATCAACTGAGTGGACTTACATTGTGGATGATCTGACTCAGCTTGGATTATGGGACACGGATTACGGGTGGGGGAAACCggtttatggtggaatggcttatTCCGAGGTTGATCCTGTGCCTGGAACTGGAAACTATTTCTTGAGGATTAGGAAAAAAGATGGGAATGAGGATGAGATTGTAGCACCCATGTGCTTGCCTGCTTGCGCGATGCAAAGATTTGACAAGGAACTAAAAAAATTGTTGGTGTATGGTAATTCTGGATCTCAGATCGTATGTATCAAAAATTTAAGTGCTCTTTAG
- the LOC108216583 gene encoding DNA repair RAD52-like protein 1, mitochondrial yields the protein MAFRFVMKSSAAVKTVSPLPFNHIICRTFAGKRVKEEKPEVELPDYNDVVPTSGISRPLSEILKEINKRVPDSLVKLRTESNGFSVKYIPWHIVNRILNLHAPEWSGEVRNITYSADGKSVSVVYRVTLYGTDAEIFRESTGTASLNEAGGYGDPVQKAEGMAFRRACARFGLGLHLYHEELL from the exons ATGGCGTTTCGTTTTGTAATGAAATCAAGCGCCGCCGTCAAAACAGTGTCGCCGTTGCCGTTCAACCATATTATTTGCCGGACTTTTGCCGGGAAAAGGGTGAAAGAAGAGAAACCAGAAGTGGAGTTACCGGACTATAACGACGTCGTTCCGACATCAGGAATAAGCAGACCACTGTCAGAAATTCTTAAAGAGATCAACAAGAGAGTCCCTGATTCTCTTGTTAAACTTCGCACTGAGTCTAATGGATTCTCTGTTAAATACATCCCATG GCATATTGTAAATAGGATTCTGAACTTGCATGCTCCTG AATGGTCTGGTGAGGTACGGAACATAACTTATTCTGCTGATGGAAAGTCTGTATCCGTTGTTTACAGGGTCACACTCTATGGGACTGACGCAGAG ATATTTCGAGAATCCACTGGGACTGCATCTTTAAACGAGGCAGGAGGGTATGGAGATCCTGTGCAGAAAGCAGAAGGGATGGCATTTCGCCGAGCTTGTGCACGTTTTGGCCTTGGACTTCACCTTTACCATGAGGAGTTGTTGTAG
- the LOC108218862 gene encoding uncharacterized protein LOC108218862 isoform X2 translates to MTPANLAGQFGDTTYTKVFVGGLAWETQKETMKKYFEQFGDILEAVVITDKTTGRSKGYGFVTFREPDAAMRACVDAAPVIDGRRANCNLASLGVQRSKPSTPKHGGGRNLRVMSSFQATGFQSGMGGAFPSATTYPHYAIPQGIPYNLYGYSPYSADYTYPTNYYGVYGGAAAQYPMYGGGGGGMITGAAAAAAAFYPYLNFGEGTTGGGTGYTGGQSYGVQYPHHQLYQYSALNSAAAGYPHHYGAPMSLATTPGMQSVCFAVPQA, encoded by the exons ATGACTCCAGCAAATTTAGCAGGACAGTTTGGAGACACAACTTACACTAAAGTGTTTGTTGGAGGTTTGGCTTGGGAAACACAGAAGGAAACTATGAAGAAGTATTTTGAGCAGTTTGGTGACATCTTGGAAGCTGTTGTTATTACTGATAAGACTACTGGAAGATCCAAAGGCTATGGCTTT GTAACTTTTCGAGAACCGGATGCAGCCATGAGAGCTTGTGTGGATGCTGCACCTGTGATTGATGGAAGGAGAGCTAATTGCAATCTGGCTTCTCTTGGTGTGCAGAGATCCAAGCCCTCCACTCCCAAACATG GTGGAGGCAGGAACTTGAGGGTGATGAGCAGTTTCCAGGCGACAGGGTTTCAAAGTGGAATGGGAGGTGCTTTTCCTTCTGCAACAACCTACCCTCATTATGCCATTCCACAAGGCATCCCTTACAACCTTTAtgg GTACTCACCATACTCGGCCGATTACACTTATCCCACG AATTACTATGGTGTGTATGGAGGAGCAGCTGCTCAATATCCTATGTACGGAGGAGGGGGCGGTGGAATGATCACCGGGGCAGCTGCAGCGGCGGCGGCTTTCTACCCCTATCTGAACTTCGGTGAGGGAACTACAGGAGGAGGTACCGGCTACACCGGGGGCCAAAGCTACGGCGTTCAGTACCCGCACCATCAGCTCTATCAGTATTCGGCACTCAACTCAGCTGCTGCCGGATATCCACACCATTATGGTGCTCCTATGTCTCTCGCAACTACTCCCGGAATGCAATCAG TTTGTTTTGCTGTGCCACAGGCGTGA
- the LOC108218862 gene encoding uncharacterized protein LOC108218862 isoform X1: MTPANLAGQFGDTTYTKVFVGGLAWETQKETMKKYFEQFGDILEAVVITDKTTGRSKGYGFVTFREPDAAMRACVDAAPVIDGRRANCNLASLGVQRSKPSTPKHGGGRNLRVMSSFQATGFQSGMGGAFPSATTYPHYAIPQGIPYNLYGYSPYSADYTYPTNYYGVYGGAAAQYPMYGGGGGGMITGAAAAAAAFYPYLNFGEGTTGGGTGYTGGQSYGVQYPHHQLYQYSALNSAAAGYPHHYGAPMSLATTPGMQSGVTVALPAPVPHH, encoded by the exons ATGACTCCAGCAAATTTAGCAGGACAGTTTGGAGACACAACTTACACTAAAGTGTTTGTTGGAGGTTTGGCTTGGGAAACACAGAAGGAAACTATGAAGAAGTATTTTGAGCAGTTTGGTGACATCTTGGAAGCTGTTGTTATTACTGATAAGACTACTGGAAGATCCAAAGGCTATGGCTTT GTAACTTTTCGAGAACCGGATGCAGCCATGAGAGCTTGTGTGGATGCTGCACCTGTGATTGATGGAAGGAGAGCTAATTGCAATCTGGCTTCTCTTGGTGTGCAGAGATCCAAGCCCTCCACTCCCAAACATG GTGGAGGCAGGAACTTGAGGGTGATGAGCAGTTTCCAGGCGACAGGGTTTCAAAGTGGAATGGGAGGTGCTTTTCCTTCTGCAACAACCTACCCTCATTATGCCATTCCACAAGGCATCCCTTACAACCTTTAtgg GTACTCACCATACTCGGCCGATTACACTTATCCCACG AATTACTATGGTGTGTATGGAGGAGCAGCTGCTCAATATCCTATGTACGGAGGAGGGGGCGGTGGAATGATCACCGGGGCAGCTGCAGCGGCGGCGGCTTTCTACCCCTATCTGAACTTCGGTGAGGGAACTACAGGAGGAGGTACCGGCTACACCGGGGGCCAAAGCTACGGCGTTCAGTACCCGCACCATCAGCTCTATCAGTATTCGGCACTCAACTCAGCTGCTGCCGGATATCCACACCATTATGGTGCTCCTATGTCTCTCGCAACTACTCCCGGAATGCAATCAG GCGTGACAGTGGCTCTCCCAGCACCAGTTCCTCATCATTAA
- the LOC108216225 gene encoding uncharacterized protein LOC108216225 translates to MVATAICSVSPFSQAVKLLDPPHSDSNPSIKIFANKSNLHRTQITSTRRKICNRVLKSSSNDVVTNVVATSEVELELESASNVVRKFYGGINGRDLSSVEPLIADNCVYEDLIFPHPFVGRKAILEFFEKFNDSISEDLQFVIDDISAEDSIAVGVIWHLEWKGRPFPFSKGCSFYKLEVVNGQRKIIYGRDSVEPAIKPGETALVAIRGVTWLLQQFPQLAERF, encoded by the exons ATGGTGGCTACAGCCATTTGTTCTGTGTCACCATTTTCTCAAGCTGTTAAACTCCTGGATCCTCCCCACTCTGACTCAAACCCATCGATcaaaatatttgcaaataaaTCCAATCTTCATCGCACACAAATTACAAgcacaagaagaaaaatatgcaACCGGGTGTTGAAAAGCAGCAGCAATGATGTAGTAACAAACGTTGTTGCGACATCAGAAGTAGAGTTGGAGTTAGAATCAGCTTCGAATGTCGTGAGGAAGTTTTATGGAGGAATCAACGGCCGTGATTTGTCGTCTGTTGAGCCTCTCATTGCTGATAACTGTGTTTATGAGGACCTTATCTTTCCTCACCCATTCGTTGGTCGTAag GCTATCCTTGAATTTTTCGAGAAATTCAATGATTCTATCAGTGAAGACCTTCAGTTTGTTATTGATGATATATCTGCAGAGGACAGTATAGCTGTTGGGGTTATATGGCACCTAG AGTGGAAGGGAAGGCCGTTTCCTTTCAGCAAGGGATGCAGCTTTTATAAGCTAGAAGTTGTGAATGGTCAAAGAAAGATAAT TTATGGACGAGACAGTGTTGAACCTGCTATTAAGCCCGGAGAGACAGCTCTG GTTGCCATCAGAGGAGTTACCTGGCTGCTGCAGCAGTTTCCACAGTTAGCTGAACGATTTTAA